From Antechinus flavipes isolate AdamAnt ecotype Samford, QLD, Australia chromosome 1, AdamAnt_v2, whole genome shotgun sequence:
GTCTAGCAGCtggagctctcggaaccaaggagagagagaggcctctaagaaagctaaccggccCAAGGATCTGGATCTGGACTTtataactcctggctgtatttgggggtgattattgaactgaaaagaaggcagCCCTCAGaagcccccccaagaaacctgctcccagggaagattacattttaaagagaatattacaaagaaggaaatggcaaactgctctagaATCTCTGCcacaaaatcccaaatagggtcacaaagagttagacatgactgaataacaaataaCTAAAATAAGGGTATTTTTCCTGGGGTAATTACTTTGAAAGAGGTAACACTTTTTGGATAGATAATAAAAcatggtttggtttggtttggttttgcttgctgaggcaattggggttaagtgacttgcccagggtcacactgctaggaagtgttaagtgtctgaggcgggattagaactcgggtcctcctgacttcagggctggtgctctatccactgcaccacccagctgccccttctTAATTACTTTCACAAATCATTTATACTGGGCTACGTGAACTGAAAAATGCTGCTTTCTGGGGACATTTTTATTAACCACAGTGGATGTACTTCAGTGCTGGCTAGATAGTAATAAATCTGTGATGTCACTGATCCTTTCCATCTTGTACCTGTGTTCCTGTAAATGTCCCATGGGGGCTCCAGCCAACACAAATTTCTTTTAGATCTTGATACTACATAGACACCAGTATTACATATGGGTTATCCATTATGCCTTCCTCTTGCTCCGTAAGCAGCCCTGTTCCTTTCCCAGTTAAACATCTCTGATAATCTTTTATGCCGTTTCATGTGAGCAATGTGATGCTGGTAATAAGTTGTAGCCTACTTACGCTTATGATGTGTCTTTCCCTTTGGTTGACCCATGATTCTGATTCCTTGAGATTGAGGTACGGTATTGCCAGTTGTATAAAAAGTCCCACTCTTGAAATGTATCTTTCTCATGACAGAATGCTATAGACACTATGGAAAAAGAATGCTACATACACTTGCAGATATGATTATTATTGTCTTTGTTCAACTTTTTGTTAAAAGATTCAGAATCAAATGATCTCAAAAGAGAAGCCACCCCCATCTACCTACTTGTGAAGGTAGGAAGTGCACAGGTGTTACACATTGCACCTGTTTGGGGACTTTTTCAATTCATCAATCAGTTGTGCTTTCTCTAAAAAAAATACTTGGTCATATGAGGTAGTGCTCTGGAAATGGATGGAGAAGGAACACATGGGGAACTATAGTAATGTCACAGAGAAAGAATACACAGGATactatagtaatataaaaaacaaaaaataaaacctattatagtaatatcaaaaacaaaaaataaaacctatttttcaaaaaagtaagGTTCTGTGCTTATGGGGGTGCTATATAATCAGGAATgattgtaatataaatataagcatcATCAATACAAAGATTAAACTCAACCTCACAATGGCAGGGAAGTTATTCTGTGTTGAGCTCCCTTACTCACCAACGGGAACTATAACTGGGTTCCTTAACATCCTCCAGGTACTTGGACCAACTCTTGAAGCTCCCTCCAGCTGCTTTCCTCCCCACAGAACACCTGACACGTCAGAAGTTGTCAAGCACAGAAAGCGTTTATTAAGCACTCTACATTTTCTCTAATGGCGCCGCCACTTCTTGCAGTTACATTCCTTCTTATATACCATCTCATTACATCATCTCATACCCAGCTTTCTTTGTCTTTACCCCATCACGGTACAGGCTattcaataacaaaatcattaatcTTGGGGGTAAACAACCTTTCACTACTGCCTTCCTGTTTTCCTCCTCTGCACACCTTGCTCCTCCTCCTCAGGTTATTTCCTGCTATACAGCTCCTTTTGTCACGTATACCTAAAATCATCTAACAATTCTAGATTCTTGAATAGACCAAAGAAACAAGATTTCTGGGAGGTTATTATGCAGAAAAGATTTCAAGTATGGTGTTGGTGATGGATTGTGTCTGAAGACTAGAGCAACTGATTAGGAGAAGGTCCATTATCAGGAGGCTGGCCACCAGCTAGGGAATTCTTCAGCCATGACAACCCAATGTACAGAAGATTAAAAGTTCAGGAATCAATCCTTGTATAACAGCTCTCCAAATTTCATCTCCCTTGTTGACATAGaagtgcattttaaaatttcattcataCATTGTTCCCCTAAGAATGACTTGCAGTTGAATCAAAGCGATCAATAACGCAGAAACCCTTTTCTTCTATTGCCCGATAGAGTGTGATATATTTAGCAGCTCTCTTTGTCTTGGGTACCACAAATTTCTCagtgaatttatttttgtctaaTTGATGTCTCCCCTCTGCAGCCAGTATAGAATTAATGAATGTCAGGGCATAAGTATAACAGTTGTAACGGTGTTCTTCATACCTTTGAAAACaaattcagttatttaaaaaagactcAAAGAATTTTATAGGCGACAAGGACAAAACCATCCATAGGAGTTGTCAAATCACTGGCCTAAATGTTGGCTGGATGCATCCTTCCTACTTCACTCCCAAGTCCTTTTTGGGATGTGTTTAAAATTAAACCTAGCCAGGGTGATCATTAGCGCATTGGTTGAGTGTACAGATCACTACTTGAGAAATTTGCCTAGAAATatacaagaagagaagaaaacactAATTTCTCTGAGTCTAATCTTTGTGAAGTTCTCCTCCCACCTTACCCAAGGTTAATTCAATCTGAAATGCTCTGGTTGGGGTTTTGTTCCCATAAAAGAATCAAGCTTTCATGTTGATCAGCTCTGTAGAAAATTCATTGGCTCAAATTATGCAGCCCCTTGTTATATGCTGTGCCAATCTAAAAAACCTGGATGTTTTCTGGATGTCTCATCTTTGTTACGATAGATATCTTTGTTCCAGACATAAGCATTCATGTTGTGCCCTTTCTGGAAACTCTGATGTCTAGAATCTCCCTAACAGAAACTTCTAGCCTCACTCATGTCACTTCCCTGCCCAGGGAAAAATCCATCAGACATGTTCCCAGACCCCCTTCTTAAGGTCTCCCATTTTCGGTGGTGTGCACACATATACTTGCCCTCCACCCAACTAAGAGGAGTGATGAGAATCCAAATGTCACACCAGGAGGGGGCCTTTTGCAGGATCACCAACCCCTTCCTCTTCCTGTCTAGTCTGAAAAGAATCTTCCCCAAACCCCGGGCCACCTCACACTGGCTGACTTGCAGGTACATATCCTGTTCCTCAGGATAGTTGGCTCCAACTTCCTCATGATCCTGTCACAAATTTTCCTTGGGATGAGTTAAAATTCACTATTAATAAAGACCCACTTCATTTATATCACTGAGAAATCTGCTAAAGGAACCTCTCAAGTTTCACCAAAAGTGGCTTCTGGGATCCCAATGCTTGCAAGTAGTTTTGTTATCCTATTAGGTTAGAACTACATACCTGTTGGGAGACCAGGCATCTGTTGCAGAGAACTCTTCCAGATATTTATCCCATCGGTACATCAGTCTAAACATATTGGGCTGTAATAGTTGAATACTTATACTTTCTTCCCACCCAGTGTCATCTCTGTGGATACCTTGCTCGTTGTAATTATACACagttcctattttaaaaaaaaatttaaaaagcagattATAATCTTCTGAATTAAAATATTCAATTCTTGGGCTTGCATTCCCTGGAGCTGAATATATGACTGTGATAAAGGGAGAATGGTGAACCATGTTTTAAGAAATGAGTACACTCTACCCCAAGATAAAACCCAAATATTAAAAGATGCCCAAATCTACTTCACTGAAATTATGGATCCATAAATCCAGTGCTTTACcacggtgcctggcacataccAGGGACTTacaaaatattgattgattggttggttaAAATCTTTTACCCAAAATAAAAGGCTTTACAAAAAAAGCCTTTCACATATTTAAGGAGAGAGGTGagtttaatatttgtaaagaaggTAAGATAGGTTTACGACTATCCTTCACCCCTGTAGTCTGGCTGGGTGAAGTCCAGGGTTAAGTTCTATGGACTCAAATTAGTGGCCAGATGAAGAATGTGAGCTGATAAATCAAACAGCCTAAACTCAGTGACAATTCAGGCAGAACTTCAAAGACAGAAAACctctaggtggttcagtggatggaGTAAGGGGGCTGGAGTCAAggacactcatcttcctgagttcaaatccagcttcagacacttactagctgggtgactgaCTCTAGGCATGTCACCTaaccctgcctgcctcaattttctcatttgtaaattgggctgaagaaggaaatagtaaaccactctattatctttgtccaaaaaaaaagcccaaatggagtcaggaagagactACACAATTGACTTAACTAAGGCTCAAATGCCCATAAATACAGAGCTCAAGGTCTCcagcttctttcaagactcagctcataTCCAACCTTCTATTAGaatcttttcctgattcccctaaATATTAatgttccttccctctttttcaaaTTGTCTTGTGGTAGTAACCACAGAGAACTTATCTATCTGTGGTTacaaatctcttcctttctcctcccaggGAGAATGTTAGCTCCTTAGGTTTGGGCACCCTCTCACCTCACCCCTCTCTCCCAGTAGAGTGTGTCTCTTACATACCCAGCACCCTGCCTTTGGCATAGTGGGAACTCACCACTACTAGGTACATTAATAGGTATGAAAAGGTGCTTGGTCCTGTGAAGTGttcttaaataaacatttaaagaagtgAGTCTTCCAAGATAATGCCAATagactggacagaaaatgccatctgcatccgggaaaagaactaaggagattgaatgcaaatcaacacatgctatgttcacttctttgtttctggtttttttttttctctcccatgctctgagttttctctcccaacatgattcataaatcaatgtgtattcaaataaattaaattaaattttaaaagaaagaaagaaaaaaaagtgaacctaACTGAACCTAGGGTACAGGAttgaaaaggtaaagaaactGTTTTACCATGGGTATTGGTTATTCCAACATGGAGATCAGCATTTCCATCATATTCCctgtaaaaacaataacaacaaattttagaaatcttctatatatcatttatttttacctGAAAAACTGATATCTGATGTACATAGGGTATCTATCCTAAATCAGAATGGTCAGGAAGAACATAGTATTCAGAACAATAtgtgacatatagtaggtgcataataaagtTTATAGACTGATTGTTGACTCACATCAGTGATGGGCCCCTTTACATACCTAACAGATCGCCAAGGATACAGGGGGGGAAAGACATAggagcccccccccccaggataGTGCCTTCTGCTCAGTGCAATCCATAGCACTGGGGGATTGGGGGAAGCAAAGCTCTCCCAGCCCTTTGCCTTATGAGTGTAGTAGAATCTAGATTGGACATGGCAGCCCCAGGCATTATGCCATCAACACTTAGGGCAGAAGAATGTATGCAAGAATGCATTCAGCTGACAAATGGAGTCAGACTCCCTGTGTCGGACATCCTTATATTTTCCAATACTCAGGAGATAGTAATGATTTCCTAGTCCCCGAACTCCTACAACTTGTTTCTCATTTGTCTCAGACCCTTAGATTTTTTTGGCTCTGAAACCCTCACATTGGCCTAGCTTGGATTTGCTTCCCATTTATTTAAATCCCAATTTGGACCTTGCTTCCTCTCTTAAGGATACCTGGTTATTTCCACAGTTTTGAATACTCAAATCTTTTGCAGTTTGGTCAGACCTGTTGGAGTTTATATGCACAGCCTTCAGAAGCCCAGAGTAACTTCCAAGTCAAGGGAAGAAGGTAGGGGGAGGACAAGAGGTTTAATTCTAACAATTTAAGCTATCCTAGGGTCAATGtgcattcattctttcatttgtttgtttgtttgctgaggcaattggggttaaatgacttcccagggtcacacagttaggaaaggTTAGGTgagtgagaccagatttgaactcacccCTCTCTCCCAGTAGAGTGTGTCTCTTACATACCCAGCACCCTGCCTTTGGCATAGTGGGAACTCACCACTACTAGGTACATTAATAGGTATGAAAAGGTGCTTGGTCCTGTGAAGTGttct
This genomic window contains:
- the MKRN2OS gene encoding MKRN2 opposite strand protein isoform X2 — protein: MHPPEAGHPVVRFRHCGKNIYCFRVPDFCPVCHQPLSFRTLDEAPVTIATPLIHGHQEQCAFLLKPTQGTFLREYDGNADLHVGITNTHGTVYNYNEQGIHRDDTGWEESISIQLLQPNMFRLMYRWDKYLEEFSATDAWSPNRYEEHRYNCYTYALTFINSILAAEGRHQLDKNKFTEKFVVPKTKRAAKYITLYRAIEEKGFCVIDRFDSTASHS
- the MKRN2OS gene encoding MKRN2 opposite strand protein isoform X1 codes for the protein MHPPEAGHPVVRFRHCGKNIYCFRVPDFCPVCHQPLSFRTLDEAPVTIATPLIHGHQEQCAFLLKPTQGTFLREYDGNADLHVGITNTHGTVYNYNEQGIHRDDTGWEESISIQLLQPNMFRLMYRWDKYLEEFSATDAWSPNRYEEHRYNCYTYALTFINSILAAEGRHQLDKNKFTEKFVVPKTKRAAKYITLYRAIEEKGFCVIDRFDSTASHS